One Simonsiella muelleri ATCC 29453 DNA window includes the following coding sequences:
- the pyrC gene encoding dihydroorotase, whose amino-acid sequence MQTLTIIQPDDFHLHVRDGDALQSVVPYTAKQMGRALIMPNLKPPITTVAQALAYKRQIQAAIPAGCAFEPLMCLYLTDKTTPEMVREAKAAGIVAFKLYPAGATTNSDSGVTNLFNLLPVLEEMAKQGILFLTHGEVTDADVDIFDREAVFIDKIMKPILNQLPNLKVVFEHITTAEAAKLVCESGDNVAATVTPQHLMYNRNHLLVGGVRPHFYCLPIIKRESHRQALIRAVMGEKSHKFFLGTDSAPHPKHAKENACGCAGMFSAMTAIELYAQIFEQAGALDKLEAFASQNGARFYGLPENTRKMTLIKQAQKIPESVQFGESEVVPMCAGEEINWSIQSVA is encoded by the coding sequence ATGCAAACTTTAACCATTATTCAACCTGATGATTTTCATCTGCATGTCCGTGATGGAGATGCCCTGCAATCGGTTGTGCCGTACACCGCCAAACAAATGGGGCGAGCATTGATTATGCCCAATTTGAAACCCCCAATTACCACAGTGGCGCAAGCATTAGCATATAAACGACAAATTCAGGCTGCCATACCTGCTGGTTGTGCATTTGAACCGCTGATGTGCTTGTATTTAACTGATAAAACCACGCCCGAAATGGTACGTGAAGCCAAAGCGGCTGGTATTGTTGCGTTCAAATTGTATCCTGCTGGTGCGACAACCAATTCGGATAGTGGTGTAACGAATTTATTTAACTTATTGCCAGTATTGGAAGAAATGGCAAAACAAGGCATTTTATTTTTGACGCATGGCGAAGTAACCGATGCTGATGTGGATATTTTTGACCGTGAAGCAGTGTTTATTGACAAAATCATGAAACCAATTTTAAATCAACTTCCTAATTTAAAAGTGGTTTTTGAGCACATTACCACTGCTGAAGCTGCTAAGCTTGTATGTGAATCGGGTGATAATGTCGCCGCTACTGTAACACCACAGCATTTAATGTATAACCGCAATCATCTGCTGGTTGGAGGTGTTCGTCCGCATTTTTATTGCTTACCGATTATTAAGCGTGAATCGCATCGCCAAGCTTTAATCCGTGCGGTAATGGGTGAAAAATCACATAAATTTTTCTTAGGTACGGATTCTGCGCCACATCCTAAACACGCCAAAGAAAATGCTTGTGGTTGTGCGGGAATGTTCAGTGCGATGACAGCGATTGAATTGTATGCGCAAATTTTTGAACAAGCTGGCGCGTTGGATAAATTGGAAGCATTTGCTAGCCAGAATGGAGCGCGTTTCTATGGATTGCCTGAAAATACGCGTAAAATGACGTTGATTAAGCAAGCGCAAAAAATTCCCGAAAGCGTGCAATTTGGTGAGAGTGAAGTCGTGCCAATGTGTGCTGGCGAAGAAATTAATTGGTCTATTCAGTCGGTTGCATAA
- a CDS encoding DUF421 domain-containing protein has protein sequence MFYFDVALKLLLGFLALILVINLTGKGNLAPASASDQVQNYVLGGIVGGVIYNPDITIPEFMLILVIWFMLVLSLRWLKKHNNLVKRWVDGKPVLLVSKGQIDVKAMKQVDLSAHDLSFKLRMQGIYTIKDVKQAILEQDGQIIVTLLGEKNPKYPLITDGVIQQTTLEMIDKDENWLLDELKSQGIEDVSKIFLAEYNDGQIIVTK, from the coding sequence ATGTTTTATTTTGATGTTGCGCTCAAATTATTGTTGGGTTTTTTGGCATTAATCTTGGTAATTAATTTAACAGGAAAGGGGAATCTTGCCCCTGCATCTGCAAGCGACCAAGTACAAAATTATGTGTTGGGGGGGATTGTGGGCGGTGTTATTTACAATCCTGATATTACTATTCCTGAATTTATGCTGATTTTAGTCATTTGGTTTATGTTGGTATTATCACTGCGATGGTTGAAAAAGCATAATAATTTAGTCAAACGATGGGTGGATGGTAAGCCAGTTTTACTGGTTTCAAAAGGACAAATTGATGTCAAAGCCATGAAGCAAGTGGACTTATCAGCACATGATTTATCTTTTAAATTACGTATGCAAGGAATTTATACAATCAAAGATGTAAAACAAGCTATCTTAGAACAAGATGGACAAATTATTGTTACATTGCTTGGTGAAAAAAATCCTAAATATCCTTTAATTACCGATGGTGTGATTCAACAAACAACATTGGAAATGATTGATAAAGATGAAAATTGGTTACTTGATGAATTAAAATCACAAGGAATTGAAGATGTTAGCAAAATATTCCTTGCTGAATATAATGATGGTCAAATTATTGTAACCAAATAG
- a CDS encoding YbaN family protein, which produces MIRGVLFVAGGLSLLLGIIGAFLPLLPTVPFVLLTAMCWGRASPRFHAWLLNHQTFGPMVRDWRERGAIPRRAKYLAWTMMTVSCIGVTLHINHKHPDYLWVAFLTSGICLMVAIWMSRQPDA; this is translated from the coding sequence ATGATTCGTGGCGTGTTGTTTGTGGCAGGTGGATTGTCGTTGCTACTGGGCATTATTGGGGCGTTTTTGCCGCTGCTACCGACCGTACCATTTGTGCTTTTAACGGCGATGTGTTGGGGACGTGCATCACCACGTTTTCATGCGTGGCTATTGAATCATCAGACATTTGGACCAATGGTGCGTGATTGGCGAGAACGTGGTGCGATTCCACGTCGTGCCAAATATTTAGCATGGACAATGATGACTGTTTCCTGCATCGGCGTAACACTGCACATCAACCACAAACACCCCGATTATTTGTGGGTAGCGTTTTTGACAAGTGGTATTTGTTTGATGGTAGCGATTTGGATGTCGCGCCAACCCGATGCGTGA
- a CDS encoding sulfurtransferase TusA family protein, with protein MNKITLDLQGLKCPLPILRTKKALANMASGDIITVLATDAGAPEDFAAFCKHTGHELLENNTEDGIFTLIIKHK; from the coding sequence ATGAATAAAATCACACTTGATTTACAAGGTTTAAAATGTCCCCTCCCCATTTTGCGCACCAAAAAAGCATTAGCAAACATGGCAAGTGGCGACATCATTACCGTATTGGCAACCGATGCAGGCGCGCCCGAAGACTTTGCCGCATTTTGCAAACACACAGGACATGAATTATTGGAAAATAATACCGAAGATGGTATTTTCACTTTAATAATCAAGCATAAATAA
- the aroQ gene encoding type II 3-dehydroquinate dehydratase, which translates to MKQILVINGVNLNLLGTREPHIYGAQTLADVSIHLDKIGAELGIKVAHFQSNYEGAIVDCIQAARGNTDWIIINAGAFTHTSVAIRDALTGVAIPFVEVHISNVHARETFRHHSYLSDKAAGVIVGLGTYGYEAALRFCARELAK; encoded by the coding sequence ATGAAACAAATTTTGGTCATCAATGGCGTAAATTTAAACCTGCTCGGCACACGTGAACCCCACATTTACGGCGCACAAACGTTGGCAGATGTGAGCATACATTTGGACAAAATTGGCGCAGAATTGGGCATTAAAGTTGCGCATTTTCAAAGCAATTACGAAGGTGCAATCGTAGATTGCATTCAGGCAGCACGCGGTAACACCGACTGGATTATCATCAACGCTGGCGCATTTACCCACACCAGTGTGGCGATTCGAGATGCGTTGACTGGAGTGGCGATTCCGTTTGTGGAGGTGCATATTTCCAATGTTCATGCACGCGAAACATTCCGTCATCATTCGTATTTGTCGGACAAGGCGGCGGGCGTGATTGTTGGACTGGGGACATATGGTTATGAAGCGGCGTTGCGGTTTTGTGCGCGTGAATTAGCGAAATAA
- a CDS encoding IS982 family transposase, translated as MPQDEFIIKTYLMVDALYNQLVQKPLRQGGFAPKLSDCELICMEIVGEFLGMDTDKKIWQYFKQHWQNWFPNLGSYPNFAKQCANLYWVKQQMHQKITANWCEQTEYYADAFPIAVCKFARAKRHQNFRAYATFGYCASKKETYYGFKGHLLITRSGMIKAFTFTAANVDERQVLPELLEGKTGFVGADKGYLSSELKDEMKQSHINLQTPYRSNMKDDRSPQFLKWLKNSRRMIETVIGQLTERFNMEIVRTKNLFHQSNRFIRKILSHNFCCLLNQQIQHPITQFAGLIGC; from the coding sequence ATGCCCCAAGACGAATTTATCATTAAAACGTATCTAATGGTAGATGCTTTATACAATCAGCTCGTTCAAAAACCATTAAGACAAGGTGGCTTTGCACCCAAACTTTCAGATTGTGAACTGATTTGTATGGAAATTGTTGGCGAATTTCTCGGTATGGATACCGATAAAAAAATTTGGCAATATTTCAAACAACATTGGCAAAATTGGTTTCCCAATTTAGGCTCTTACCCTAATTTTGCCAAACAATGTGCCAATTTGTATTGGGTTAAACAACAAATGCATCAAAAAATCACTGCAAATTGGTGTGAGCAAACAGAGTATTATGCAGATGCCTTTCCTATTGCAGTCTGTAAATTTGCCCGAGCTAAACGCCATCAAAATTTTCGTGCATATGCGACGTTCGGTTATTGCGCTTCCAAAAAAGAGACCTATTATGGTTTTAAAGGTCATCTTTTGATTACTCGCTCAGGTATGATTAAAGCCTTTACTTTTACAGCTGCCAATGTTGATGAACGGCAGGTATTACCTGAACTTTTAGAAGGCAAAACAGGGTTTGTTGGTGCGGACAAAGGGTATTTAAGTTCTGAATTAAAAGATGAAATGAAACAAAGCCATATTAATTTACAAACACCTTATCGTAGCAATATGAAAGATGACAGAAGTCCTCAATTTCTCAAATGGCTAAAAAATAGTCGCCGTATGATTGAAACAGTTATTGGTCAATTAACAGAGAGATTTAACATGGAAATAGTTCGTACAAAAAATCTGTTTCACCAATCTAACCGTTTTATTCGGAAAATTTTATCGCATAATTTTTGCTGTTTACTGAATCAACAAATTCAACACCCAATTACTCAATTTGCTGGGTTAATTGGGTGTTGA
- the ilvA gene encoding threonine ammonia-lyase, biosynthetic, with translation MSINLYPEYHDYLTRILTASVYDVAVETPLDFAANLSRRLQNKIYLKREDLQPVFSFKLRGAYNKMARLPEDLLKKGVITASAGNHAQGVALSAQKLGCQATIVMPETTPKIKIDAVKARGGNVVLAGVSYNDAYDYAMKLVAESGLTYIPPFDDPDVIAGQGTIGMEIVRQHAKPIHAVFVAIGGGGLAAGVAAFIKQVRPDIKVIGVQTNDSCAMKISIAANERIALKDVGLFSDGTAVKLVGEETFRMCRDLLDEIITVDTDAICSALKDIFDDTRSICEPAGALALAGLKAYVARNHLVDETLIAVNSGANMNFHRLRHVSERSELSESNEAIFAVSIPERAGSFREFVNVVGSRSITEFNYRYGDDDVAHIFVGLQTAGVNDREKIRTDFQAALLPNIDLSNDEMAKVHLRYMVGGRTHKVQNERLISFEFPERPKALAQFLNAMQTDWNITLFHYRNHGADYGRILVGIDVPNEDADSFNQFLDELGYTYEEQTDNAAYQLFLARPNP, from the coding sequence ATGTCTATTAATCTCTACCCTGAATATCACGATTATTTGACGCGTATTTTGACTGCTTCGGTTTACGATGTCGCGGTGGAAACGCCATTGGATTTTGCTGCCAATTTGTCGCGCCGTCTGCAAAACAAAATTTATTTAAAACGCGAAGATTTGCAACCTGTGTTTTCATTTAAATTACGCGGTGCGTACAACAAAATGGCTAGGCTGCCTGAAGATTTATTGAAAAAAGGTGTGATTACTGCCAGCGCAGGCAATCACGCACAAGGCGTGGCTTTGTCTGCACAAAAATTAGGTTGTCAAGCCACCATTGTTATGCCCGAAACCACACCCAAAATCAAAATTGATGCCGTTAAAGCACGGGGAGGAAATGTGGTGTTAGCGGGCGTTTCGTATAACGACGCTTATGATTATGCAATGAAATTGGTGGCAGAAAGTGGATTAACCTATATTCCTCCATTTGATGACCCCGATGTGATTGCAGGACAAGGCACAATTGGCATGGAAATTGTGCGCCAACACGCTAAGCCAATTCATGCGGTGTTTGTGGCAATTGGTGGGGGCGGATTAGCAGCTGGCGTGGCGGCATTTATTAAACAGGTTCGTCCCGATATTAAGGTGATTGGCGTGCAAACCAATGACAGCTGTGCAATGAAAATTTCTATTGCTGCCAATGAGCGCATTGCTTTGAAAGACGTGGGTTTATTTTCAGATGGGACAGCCGTGAAATTGGTCGGCGAAGAAACTTTCCGTATGTGTCGTGATTTATTGGACGAAATCATCACCGTAGACACAGATGCGATTTGCAGCGCACTCAAAGACATTTTTGATGACACACGCAGCATTTGCGAACCTGCTGGCGCATTGGCATTGGCTGGTTTGAAAGCGTATGTGGCACGCAATCACCTCGTTGATGAAACATTGATTGCGGTGAATTCTGGTGCAAACATGAATTTCCACCGCTTGCGTCATGTGTCCGAACGCAGCGAATTGAGCGAAAGCAATGAAGCCATTTTTGCGGTGTCCATTCCTGAACGCGCAGGCAGTTTTCGCGAATTTGTAAATGTGGTGGGTTCGCGCAGCATCACCGAATTTAATTACCGTTATGGCGATGATGACGTGGCGCATATTTTTGTGGGACTTCAAACGGCTGGTGTAAATGACCGTGAAAAAATTCGCACTGATTTTCAGGCAGCATTGTTACCGAATATTGATTTGAGTAACGATGAAATGGCAAAAGTGCATTTGCGCTATATGGTCGGCGGACGCACACACAAAGTCCAAAATGAACGCTTAATTAGTTTTGAATTCCCAGAACGCCCAAAAGCATTGGCACAATTTCTGAACGCTATGCAGACCGATTGGAACATCACGTTATTTCATTATCGCAATCATGGGGCGGATTATGGGCGAATTTTGGTGGGAATTGATGTACCAAATGAAGATGCTGATTCATTTAATCAATTTCTGGACGAACTCGGCTACACCTACGAAGAACAAACCGATAATGCTGCATATCAATTATTTTTAGCACGTCCAAACCCATAA
- the hemE gene encoding uroporphyrinogen decarboxylase, which translates to MTPLQNDTFLRALLRQPVEYTPIWMMRQAGRYLPEYRATRAQAGGFMDLCKNTDFATEVTIQPLERFDLDAAILFSDILTVPDAMGLGLYFETGEGPKFTRPVQTEADVNALRVPDMSKLHYVFDAVSSIRKALNGRVPLIGFSGSPFTLACYMVEGGGSKEFRLIKTMMYSRPDLLHKILSINAQAVTDYLNTQIQHGAQAVQIFDTWGGVLSHAAFQEFSLRYIQQIINGLTREYDGRRVPVIVFTKGGGQWLEQMAECGADALGLDWTTSIAQARQRVGDKVALQGNFDPFALFGTPERIRAEAAQILADYGAGTGHVFNLGHGINQHANPEHAKILIDTVHELSRQYHQ; encoded by the coding sequence ATGACACCATTGCAAAACGATACTTTTCTCCGCGCTCTATTGCGTCAACCCGTTGAATATACGCCTATTTGGATGATGCGCCAAGCAGGTCGCTATTTACCTGAATACCGTGCTACTCGCGCTCAAGCTGGCGGTTTTATGGATTTGTGCAAAAACACTGATTTTGCTACTGAAGTAACCATTCAACCACTGGAACGCTTTGATTTAGATGCGGCAATTTTATTTTCTGATATTTTAACCGTACCCGATGCAATGGGTTTGGGTTTGTATTTTGAAACAGGCGAAGGCCCAAAATTTACTCGCCCTGTTCAAACTGAAGCCGATGTAAATGCGTTGCGCGTACCCGATATGTCAAAATTGCACTATGTATTTGATGCAGTTAGTTCTATTCGTAAAGCGTTGAATGGTCGTGTGCCATTAATTGGCTTTTCAGGCAGCCCTTTCACGTTGGCGTGTTACATGGTGGAAGGCGGTGGCAGCAAAGAATTTCGTTTGATTAAAACCATGATGTACAGCCGCCCCGATTTGCTACACAAAATTTTGTCGATTAATGCGCAAGCCGTAACAGATTATTTAAACACACAAATTCAACATGGTGCACAAGCAGTACAAATTTTTGACACTTGGGGTGGCGTGTTGAGTCATGCGGCGTTTCAGGAGTTTAGTTTGCGCTATATTCAACAAATTATCAATGGGTTAACTCGTGAATATGATGGAAGACGTGTACCTGTGATTGTGTTTACCAAGGGAGGCGGTCAATGGTTGGAGCAAATGGCAGAATGTGGCGCGGACGCATTGGGTTTGGATTGGACAACCAGCATTGCGCAAGCTCGTCAGCGCGTTGGCGACAAAGTGGCATTGCAAGGCAATTTTGATCCGTTTGCATTATTCGGCACACCTGAGCGCATTCGTGCGGAAGCCGCGCAAATTTTGGCAGATTATGGCGCAGGCACAGGACACGTTTTTAATTTAGGACACGGTATCAATCAGCACGCTAATCCCGAACACGCCAAGATTTTAATTGACACAGTTCACGAATTATCGCGCCAATATCATCAATAA
- the ung gene encoding uracil-DNA glycosylase, translating to MKTWRQALGAEKSQPYFQNILARVQAERDAGLTIFPPAADVFNAFKLTEFADVRVVILGQDPYHNVGQAHGLAFSVREGVQIPPSLVNIYKELADDIAGFHTPKHGCLNHWAQQGVLLLNTVLTVRAHQAHSHAQFGWETFTDRVISQINAHRQNVVFMLWGSHAQKKGAMIDRTKHLVLTAPHPSPLSAYRGFFGCKHFSQANDYLKQFNYQPIDWQI from the coding sequence ATGAAAACTTGGCGACAAGCCCTAGGTGCTGAAAAATCACAACCGTATTTTCAAAACATTTTGGCACGAGTACAAGCCGAACGTGATGCAGGATTGACCATATTTCCCCCCGCCGCCGATGTATTCAACGCGTTTAAATTGACGGAATTTGCGGATGTGCGCGTGGTAATTTTGGGGCAAGACCCATATCACAATGTTGGGCAAGCACATGGATTGGCGTTTTCGGTGCGCGAAGGCGTACAAATTCCCCCATCTTTAGTCAATATTTATAAAGAATTAGCTGATGATATTGCTGGTTTTCATACCCCAAAACACGGCTGCCTCAATCATTGGGCGCAACAAGGCGTATTGTTACTCAACACTGTGCTAACGGTTCGCGCCCATCAGGCGCATTCTCACGCACAATTTGGTTGGGAAACATTTACCGACCGCGTGATTAGCCAAATCAACGCACATCGGCAAAATGTGGTGTTTATGCTGTGGGGCAGCCACGCACAGAAAAAAGGAGCAATGATTGACCGTACCAAACATTTGGTTTTGACTGCACCACACCCATCGCCTTTGTCGGCGTATCGTGGCTTTTTCGGCTGCAAGCATTTTTCACAAGCCAATGATTATTTAAAACAATTTAATTACCAACCGATTGACTGGCAAATTTAA
- a CDS encoding DUF1415 domain-containing protein, with amino-acid sequence MIDDKLIMNNMEIWLDKAVIGLNLCPFAKAPRVKDQIRIAISHAKHLDGFLEDLDNEIQMLLHTPANELETTLLVHAELFDDFFIFNDMLDIAEAALVDNQAEGIIQIAPFHPKFQFADTEADDITNYTNRSPYPTLHLIREDSIAKATQAFPDAAVIFERNMSVLQEMGQDGWDKMAIPNVSGCPLHKEKP; translated from the coding sequence ATGATTGATGATAAATTAATTATGAATAATATGGAAATTTGGTTGGATAAAGCCGTCATTGGACTGAATCTCTGCCCTTTTGCTAAAGCACCACGCGTCAAAGATCAAATTCGCATCGCCATCAGCCATGCCAAACATTTAGACGGTTTTTTGGAAGATTTAGACAACGAAATCCAAATGTTATTGCACACACCCGCCAATGAGTTAGAAACCACTTTATTGGTACATGCTGAATTATTTGATGATTTTTTTATCTTTAACGATATGCTGGACATCGCCGAAGCCGCATTAGTGGACAATCAAGCCGAGGGCATCATTCAAATCGCCCCATTTCACCCAAAATTCCAATTTGCCGACACCGAAGCAGACGACATCACCAATTACACCAACCGCTCACCCTACCCTACTTTGCATTTAATCCGTGAAGACAGTATTGCCAAAGCCACCCAAGCCTTTCCCGATGCGGCTGTTATTTTTGAACGCAATATGTCTGTATTGCAAGAAATGGGACAAGACGGTTGGGACAAAATGGCGATTCCAAATGTTTCAGGCTGCCCTTTACACAAGGAAAAACCATGA
- a CDS encoding D-alanyl-D-alanine carboxypeptidase family protein produces MKIHLTTILLASVLTAHAAPTQSIPQNNPPKAASSISVAASMPVASASAPIGVIDAPTIAATAYLVKDLQSNQILASKDIDKSIEPASLTKVMTAYIVFKNLNEGKLKPEQMLKVSEKAWKVEGSRMFLEMKKPVSVADLIKGLIVHSGNDAAITLAEGLSGSEAKFVDLMNAEAKRLGMNQTHFENTTGLPSPKHLTTVQDLMTLSDAIIHDFPDYYKIYSLKEFTYNGIKQPNRNLLLFRDPSVDGMKTGHTSSAGYNLIASSKRNGRRVVSIVVGTASQEARATESSKLLNFALQNFDTPKMYQAGQSVARIKVFKGASPDVPIGFLNDTFMTLPHEHNKDITPLLETRQPVLAPIKKGTEMGTIKFMYQNHVLAEKKVYALQEVAEAGFLGKMWDGVTLWFNQIFAS; encoded by the coding sequence ATGAAAATTCATCTAACCACCATATTGTTGGCAAGCGTGTTAACTGCTCACGCCGCGCCCACCCAATCTATCCCCCAAAATAATCCGCCTAAAGCTGCATCTAGCATATCCGTCGCAGCGAGTATGCCTGTTGCCAGTGCGTCTGCGCCCATTGGTGTGATTGATGCGCCAACCATTGCTGCAACCGCTTATTTGGTTAAAGATTTACAAAGTAATCAAATTCTTGCATCAAAAGATATTGACAAATCCATTGAGCCTGCATCTTTGACTAAGGTAATGACTGCCTACATCGTGTTTAAAAATCTTAACGAGGGCAAGCTCAAACCCGAACAAATGCTAAAAGTGTCCGAAAAAGCGTGGAAAGTAGAAGGTTCGCGTATGTTTTTGGAAATGAAAAAGCCCGTTAGCGTAGCGGATTTAATCAAAGGTTTGATTGTGCATTCGGGCAATGATGCAGCGATTACGTTGGCGGAAGGTTTATCGGGCAGCGAAGCCAAATTTGTGGATTTGATGAATGCGGAAGCCAAACGCTTAGGCATGAACCAAACGCATTTTGAAAATACCACAGGTTTGCCCAGCCCCAAACATTTGACCACTGTACAGGATTTGATGACATTATCTGACGCGATTATTCACGATTTTCCTGATTATTATAAAATTTATTCATTGAAAGAATTTACCTACAACGGCATCAAACAACCCAATCGCAATTTATTGCTCTTCCGTGACCCAAGCGTAGATGGCATGAAAACAGGGCATACCAGCAGTGCAGGTTACAATCTCATCGCCTCCAGTAAACGCAATGGTCGCCGTGTGGTGTCGATTGTCGTAGGCACAGCCAGCCAAGAAGCACGCGCCACCGAAAGCAGTAAATTATTAAATTTCGCATTACAAAATTTTGATACGCCCAAAATGTATCAAGCAGGACAATCAGTTGCGCGAATCAAAGTGTTTAAAGGAGCAAGTCCTGATGTGCCAATTGGTTTCTTGAACGACACATTCATGACATTGCCACATGAACACAACAAAGACATCACGCCACTTTTAGAAACGCGCCAACCTGTTCTTGCGCCGATTAAAAAAGGCACAGAAATGGGGACAATTAAATTCATGTATCAAAATCATGTGTTGGCAGAGAAAAAAGTGTACGCGCTGCAAGAGGTGGCGGAAGCGGGTTTTCTCGGTAAAATGTGGGACGGTGTAACACTTTGGTTTAACCAAATTTTTGCCAGTTAA
- a CDS encoding lytic transglycosylase domain-containing protein codes for MTHSILTRRQLLLTTGAALAFPKIALAGAQREETLADDIASVMRSSIAHASPPQLVFAHSSDGQRWLNEMSVRLSQFIKGSELERRRLLTYIQYEATRADLDVQLILGLIEVESGFHQYAVSGVGAKGLMQVMPFWQKYIGKPEHNLFDVRTNLRYGCTILRQYKNLENSNIRNALARYNGSLGSDKYPNAVIGAWKNHWQWGG; via the coding sequence ATGACACACTCAATACTCACACGCCGTCAATTACTTTTAACAACAGGTGCAGCACTCGCTTTCCCCAAAATCGCTTTGGCAGGCGCACAACGCGAAGAAACATTAGCAGACGATATCGCCAGCGTGATGCGCAGTTCCATCGCCCATGCAAGCCCACCACAATTGGTGTTCGCGCATTCATCTGACGGACAACGCTGGCTCAATGAGATGTCGGTGCGTTTGTCGCAATTTATCAAAGGCAGCGAATTGGAACGCCGTCGCCTACTCACTTACATTCAATACGAAGCGACTCGCGCCGATTTGGACGTACAATTGATTTTAGGTTTGATTGAAGTAGAAAGTGGTTTTCATCAATACGCGGTCAGTGGCGTGGGCGCGAAAGGCTTGATGCAAGTGATGCCATTTTGGCAAAAATACATTGGCAAACCCGAACACAATTTATTTGATGTGCGAACAAATTTACGCTATGGTTGCACAATCTTACGCCAATATAAAAATTTAGAAAATAGTAATATTCGCAATGCGTTAGCGCGTTACAACGGTAGCTTAGGCAGCGACAAATATCCCAATGCAGTCATTGGCGCATGGAAAAATCACTGGCAATGGGGCGGATAA
- the lgt gene encoding prolipoprotein diacylglyceryl transferase — MMIHPNFDPVAVHLGPLAIRWYALSYIVGFALFIWLGRRRIKQGNTLFTNELLDDLLTWGVVGVILGGRIGYVLFYKFAEYAANPLSAFKIWEGGMSFHGGFLGAVLAAFLFSKKHRLGFVKTLDFIAPLVATGLASGRIGNFINGELWGRITDPSHFWAMGFPQASHADQYLVQINPQYAQWFTQYGMLPRHPSQLYQFALEGLCLFAIVWIFSKKPRPTGQVASLFLAGYGLFRFVAEFARQPDEHLGLLTLGMSMGQWLSLPMLVLGVMSFVYCGKRNRVI, encoded by the coding sequence ATGATGATTCACCCAAATTTTGACCCTGTTGCAGTGCATTTGGGACCATTGGCGATTCGTTGGTACGCATTGAGCTATATTGTGGGTTTTGCGTTGTTTATTTGGTTGGGACGCAGACGTATTAAACAAGGTAATACATTGTTTACCAATGAATTATTAGATGATTTGCTGACTTGGGGCGTGGTTGGCGTGATTTTGGGTGGGCGAATAGGTTATGTGCTGTTTTACAAATTCGCCGAATATGCAGCCAACCCATTGTCTGCCTTTAAAATTTGGGAAGGTGGAATGTCGTTTCACGGTGGTTTTTTGGGGGCGGTATTGGCGGCATTTTTATTTAGCAAAAAGCACCGTTTGGGTTTTGTGAAAACGCTGGATTTTATCGCGCCGTTGGTGGCAACGGGTTTGGCATCGGGACGAATTGGCAATTTTATTAATGGCGAATTGTGGGGACGCATCACCGACCCGAGCCATTTTTGGGCAATGGGTTTTCCGCAAGCCTCACATGCTGACCAATACTTGGTGCAAATTAATCCACAATACGCACAATGGTTTACGCAATATGGTATGTTACCAAGACATCCATCTCAATTGTATCAATTTGCGTTGGAAGGTTTGTGTTTATTTGCGATTGTGTGGATTTTTTCCAAGAAACCGCGTCCGACTGGGCAAGTGGCATCGTTATTTTTAGCGGGATATGGGTTGTTCCGTTTTGTGGCAGAATTTGCGCGCCAGCCTGACGAACATTTGGGATTGCTGACATTGGGTATGTCCATGGGGCAATGGTTGAGCCTGCCGATGCTGGTGTTGGGCGTGATGAGTTTTGTGTATTGTGGCAAACGCAATCGCGTCATCTGA